The proteins below are encoded in one region of Patescibacteria group bacterium:
- a CDS encoding DUF5652 family protein, protein MMYSAFPRFWPMMGVSVFAWLLPLVILDLILKGIALWRAARNNQSYWFVALLIFNTVGILPLVYLAFFQKTQTSKKK, encoded by the coding sequence ATGATGTATTCTGCCTTTCCCCGCTTTTGGCCGATGATGGGCGTTTCTGTTTTTGCTTGGCTTCTGCCTCTGGTGATTTTAGATCTTATCCTAAAAGGAATTGCCTTATGGCGGGCCGCCAGAAACAATCAGTCCTACTGGTTTGTCGCTCTGTTAATTTTTAACACTGTTGGGATTCTTCCCTTAGTCTACCTGGCTTTTTTTCAGAAAACCCAAACCAGTAAAAAGAAATGA
- a CDS encoding DUF5666 domain-containing protein, whose protein sequence is MTNKIIYGLITLALAGLAFYGGIKYQQKQAAARISSFSQNGGNNGQIRTRFGNGANGGAVRGEVLSVDANGLTVKNRDGSSRIVLFSGSTVINKADVATKDDIKTGSTVAVFGTINSDGSITAQNVQINPVQPPPPNPTQ, encoded by the coding sequence ATGACGAATAAAATAATCTACGGTTTAATTACTCTGGCCCTTGCCGGTTTGGCTTTTTACGGCGGGATTAAATACCAACAAAAACAGGCTGCCGCCCGAATAAGCAGTTTTTCCCAAAACGGCGGGAATAACGGCCAAATACGCACCCGCTTTGGAAACGGCGCCAACGGGGGAGCCGTGCGCGGAGAAGTTCTCTCGGTTGACGCCAATGGACTGACCGTGAAAAATCGGGACGGGAGCAGCAGAATCGTTTTGTTTTCCGGCAGCACGGTCATTAATAAGGCCGACGTCGCCACTAAGGATGACATTAAAACCGGAAGCACCGTGGCCGTCTTTGGCACTATCAACTCTGACGGCAGCATTACCGCTCAGAACGTGCAGATAAATCCCGTCCAACCGCCCCCGCCAAACCCCACCCAATAA
- a CDS encoding ribonuclease HII translates to MVICGLDEAGRGALAGPLMAAAVVINQETKHKIQKDKLKDGKLLTALEREEICRRLRKSGAIILVETISARSINNHGIGWANKEIFRRLIKKVETDKYIVDGKLKIGRVAGKTDRIQSIVDADATIPEVILAGIVAKVERDKIMRQLHKEFRRYHWKINKGYGTKKHLAAIQKYGPCRYHRDIFVTTALKKGV, encoded by the coding sequence ATGGTAATCTGTGGATTAGACGAAGCTGGTCGGGGAGCCTTGGCCGGTCCGCTCATGGCAGCTGCTGTGGTAATTAACCAAGAAACAAAACACAAGATACAAAAGGATAAATTAAAAGACGGAAAATTGTTGACGGCGCTGGAGCGAGAGGAGATATGCCGGCGATTACGAAAATCTGGAGCAATAATACTTGTCGAAACTATTTCGGCGCGAAGTATCAATAATCATGGTATTGGTTGGGCAAATAAAGAAATCTTTCGCCGGTTAATTAAAAAGGTAGAGACTGATAAATATATTGTTGACGGAAAACTAAAAATCGGCCGGGTAGCGGGTAAAACCGACAGGATACAAAGCATCGTTGACGCAGACGCGACGATACCGGAAGTAATCCTGGCGGGAATAGTGGCAAAAGTCGAACGGGATAAAATTATGCGCCAACTCCACAAGGAATTTCGCCGCTACCACTGGAAAATTAATAAGGGCTACGGGACCAAAAAACATTTGGCGGCCATACAAAAATACGGTCCGTGCCGCTATCACCGGGACATTTTTGTGACCACGGCGCTGAAAAAGGGGGTTTAG
- a CDS encoding LemA family protein produces the protein MDFIKKHLLWVIAGAVVFLLVVTAGYYNSFVAANNAIDGQWKQVEVQYQRRFDLIPNLVEATKGIMQQEQTVFGNIAAARANYAGAQTPDQKVAAANQVESALGRLLAIVENYPQLKSDQAVLRLQDELAGTENRIAVERRRYNDLVQQYNTNISTIPGNIFAGIFGFKSRQYFNATPGSENAPQVKF, from the coding sequence ATGGACTTTATCAAAAAACATCTTCTCTGGGTCATTGCCGGAGCGGTTGTTTTTCTGCTGGTGGTTACCGCCGGCTATTACAACTCTTTTGTGGCCGCCAACAACGCCATCGACGGCCAATGGAAACAGGTCGAAGTGCAATATCAAAGGCGCTTTGATTTAATCCCCAATTTGGTTGAAGCTACCAAGGGAATTATGCAGCAGGAACAGACGGTTTTTGGCAACATCGCCGCCGCCCGGGCTAACTACGCCGGAGCCCAAACCCCTGACCAGAAAGTGGCCGCTGCCAATCAGGTCGAGTCTGCTCTGGGCAGATTATTGGCTATCGTCGAAAATTATCCTCAGCTTAAATCCGACCAAGCGGTTCTGCGCCTGCAGGATGAACTGGCGGGAACCGAAAACCGGATTGCCGTGGAAAGGCGACGCTATAACGATCTGGTTCAGCAATATAACACCAACATCAGCACTATTCCGGGCAATATTTTTGCCGGCATATTTGGTTTCAAGTCCCGGCAGTACTTTAACGCTACTCCCGGATCAGAAAACGCTCCCCAGGTAAAGTTCTAA
- a CDS encoding ATP-binding protein, translating into MTLPFFKKKPVANQPSQPAPDRKSVSTTPISQSPITNQAVNRLQPTSPSSSVLDIIAPEKIEVDFNFVKISETYFRTFFIANYPRFVSASWLSPIIDFDSSQDLAMFIYPVESRDILSNLKRKIAEMEATIESDIKRGHVVDPAVQVALDDALALQEQLAKGAERFFQFGLYVTINAQSLDNLEKVSKQVESTLASLMLVSKKATLQMEDGFRTTQPLCVDKLLITRNMDTTSLATTFPFTSSELTANEGVMYGLNEHNGSLIIFDRFSLENANEVVLGKSGGGKSYLVKLEALRSLMFGASVIIIDPEEEYEPITRAVGGDYLSFSFSSQTHINPFDLAGTNDDPQENDLQYKIGFSLTRLIKLMVGTTTAEDDAIIHNALELTYKQKGITYDPTTHKKEPPILEDLYKVLVGMETPAAANLALRLEKFVKGSFGAIFNQRSNLKLDNPFTVFSFKNLEDQLRSLAIFIIVDFIWNSIKRDFKKRILIVDEAWYLMKDPSSAEFLWGFAKRARKYYLGLTTITQDIEDFLSSDLGKTIITNSSIQILMKQSPAAIDKLGEVFYLSEGEKSLLMSAGVGQGLFFAGSSHVAMRTIASPDEHKLITTNPLEKSSSTTAQPAGPTLAQPVTPPVPTTPPITPVSPASPTPEPGPA; encoded by the coding sequence ATGACTCTGCCCTTTTTTAAAAAGAAGCCAGTAGCTAATCAGCCCAGCCAGCCGGCACCCGACCGGAAGAGCGTCAGTACCACTCCTATCTCCCAATCACCGATTACTAACCAAGCCGTCAACCGCCTCCAGCCAACCTCCCCCTCCTCTTCGGTTTTGGATATCATCGCCCCGGAAAAAATCGAGGTGGATTTTAATTTTGTCAAAATCAGCGAAACCTATTTCCGGACTTTTTTTATCGCCAATTACCCCCGATTTGTGTCTGCCAGCTGGCTGTCGCCGATTATCGATTTTGACTCGTCCCAGGATCTGGCCATGTTTATTTACCCGGTAGAATCCCGGGATATTCTGTCTAACTTAAAACGCAAAATTGCCGAAATGGAGGCAACTATCGAGTCGGACATTAAACGGGGGCATGTGGTCGACCCGGCCGTTCAGGTGGCTTTAGATGACGCTTTAGCCTTACAAGAACAGCTGGCCAAAGGGGCCGAACGATTTTTCCAGTTTGGTCTTTATGTCACGATTAACGCCCAATCTTTGGACAATTTAGAGAAGGTCAGTAAGCAAGTGGAGTCGACTTTGGCCTCCTTGATGTTGGTTTCCAAAAAGGCCACCTTGCAAATGGAAGACGGTTTTCGCACTACCCAACCGCTTTGTGTCGATAAACTGCTCATCACCCGCAATATGGATACCACATCTCTGGCCACGACTTTTCCGTTTACTTCCTCAGAATTGACGGCCAACGAAGGAGTGATGTACGGCTTAAACGAGCACAACGGCAGTTTAATTATTTTTGACCGGTTTAGTTTGGAAAACGCCAACGAGGTAGTATTAGGAAAAAGCGGCGGCGGAAAATCTTACCTGGTAAAACTGGAGGCTCTGCGTAGTTTAATGTTTGGGGCCAGTGTAATTATTATTGATCCAGAGGAAGAATATGAACCCATAACCCGGGCCGTTGGGGGCGATTACCTCTCTTTTTCGTTTAGTAGTCAAACCCACATTAATCCTTTTGATTTAGCCGGCACCAACGATGACCCGCAGGAAAATGATTTGCAGTATAAAATCGGCTTTTCCTTAACCCGGCTCATTAAACTCATGGTAGGAACGACGACCGCCGAAGACGACGCCATTATTCATAACGCCTTAGAGCTGACCTACAAACAAAAAGGCATTACCTACGACCCGACGACCCACAAAAAAGAACCGCCGATTCTGGAAGATTTATATAAAGTTCTGGTCGGCATGGAAACGCCGGCGGCGGCCAATCTCGCCTTGCGCCTGGAAAAGTTTGTCAAAGGCAGTTTTGGGGCCATTTTTAACCAGCGCAGCAATCTCAAACTGGATAACCCGTTTACCGTCTTTTCCTTCAAAAATCTCGAGGACCAGCTTCGCAGTTTGGCAATTTTTATTATTGTGGACTTTATCTGGAATTCTATTAAACGCGACTTCAAAAAGCGGATCTTGATTGTGGATGAAGCCTGGTATCTTATGAAAGACCCTTCTTCGGCGGAATTTTTGTGGGGTTTTGCCAAGCGGGCCCGGAAATACTACCTGGGTTTAACTACCATCACTCAGGACATTGAAGATTTCTTAAGTTCCGACCTGGGCAAGACGATTATTACCAATAGCAGTATCCAAATTTTAATGAAACAGTCACCGGCGGCGATCGACAAGTTGGGCGAGGTTTTTTACCTGTCTGAAGGCGAAAAAAGCTTGCTTATGTCCGCCGGGGTTGGTCAAGGTCTCTTTTTTGCCGGTTCTTCCCATGTGGCTATGCGAACCATCGCTTCTCCCGATGAACATAAACTAATCACTACCAATCCGTTGGAAAAGAGTAGTTCCACTACGGCGCAACCCGCCGGCCCAACTCTAGCTCAGCCGGTTACTCCTCCGGTTCCCACCACTCCACCTATTACCCCCGTATCACCCGCCTCTCCTACCCCTGAACCCGGACCGGCATAA
- a CDS encoding low affinity iron permease family protein gives MNNFFHKLANNIANLAGSPWAFILAVVFILGWVVTGPIFGFSDTWQLIINTVTNIVALLMVFIIQNTQNRDSKAINLKLDELLKGVKGARTGMVDIEDVTDEELTRLEKEFSDMHQKYRDELSRRRAKT, from the coding sequence ATGAACAATTTTTTCCACAAACTGGCTAATAATATTGCCAATCTTGCCGGTTCTCCCTGGGCTTTTATCCTGGCCGTAGTCTTTATCCTTGGCTGGGTGGTTACCGGCCCGATTTTCGGTTTCTCCGACACCTGGCAGTTAATTATTAATACTGTCACCAATATCGTGGCCCTTCTTATGGTCTTTATCATCCAAAATACCCAAAACCGCGACTCCAAAGCGATAAATTTAAAACTCGACGAGCTTCTTAAGGGGGTTAAGGGCGCCCGCACCGGGATGGTGGACATTGAAGATGTCACCGACGAGGAGCTGACCAGACTAGAGAAAGAATTTTCTGATATGCACCAGAAATATCGCGACGAACTCTCCCGCCGCCGGGCCAAAACCTAA
- a CDS encoding MscL family protein, protein MPRLKALKKHARKARAASRGLAATVSNSLLGRQARGFVRFIRKQGIFSLAVGFVLGGKVSQLVSALVADIINPPLGVVLGKVNLRDAVLTLGSVKILWGDFVSNLIDFLIVATVVYIGTVIIQAEPVAKEEK, encoded by the coding sequence ATGCCAAGACTAAAGGCTCTGAAAAAACACGCCAGAAAGGCGCGGGCCGCAAGTCGCGGTCTCGCAGCCACCGTAAGTAATTCCCTGCTCGGCCGTCAAGCACGGGGCTTTGTCCGCTTTATCCGCAAGCAGGGCATTTTTAGCTTGGCGGTGGGTTTTGTTTTGGGCGGAAAAGTTTCCCAACTGGTGTCCGCCTTGGTTGCGGACATTATTAATCCCCCGCTAGGCGTGGTTTTAGGTAAGGTTAATCTTCGTGACGCTGTTTTAACTTTAGGCAGCGTCAAAATTTTATGGGGCGATTTTGTCAGCAACCTGATTGATTTTCTGATTGTGGCGACGGTCGTCTACATCGGCACTGTCATTATCCAGGCGGAACCAGTTGCAAAAGAAGAAAAGTAG
- a CDS encoding TPM domain-containing protein, producing MKKLFLVFFSTFLLFFLTSSVFAASFPAPTGFVNDFAGILTASQKADLEQNLQNFQNQTGNEIAVVTIKDLGGDTIENMAVKLFEQWKIGQKGKDNGALLLIAVNDRKLHIEVGYGLEPALTDARAGDIIRNVITPKFKQNDYYGGIKDGITIMEETISNSNNSPASGTTTTSKTLSFGSVFNAVVFVGIFGWFLIPLAIYLAAFFGRSKRIWPGGLVGLLAGLVIGVVFSYLAAAILGVILGLIGLFLDWVLSKNYDRLIKLGKSTRWHHTWGGFYTGGFGGGGSGGGFGGFGGGSSGGGGSSGSW from the coding sequence ATGAAAAAACTTTTCCTTGTCTTCTTCTCTACCTTTCTTCTTTTCTTCCTTACTTCCTCCGTTTTTGCCGCTTCTTTTCCCGCTCCCACCGGTTTTGTCAATGACTTTGCGGGAATTTTAACCGCTTCGCAAAAAGCCGACTTAGAACAAAATCTCCAAAATTTTCAAAACCAGACCGGCAACGAAATTGCCGTGGTCACGATTAAAGATTTGGGCGGCGATACGATTGAAAATATGGCTGTTAAATTGTTTGAACAGTGGAAAATCGGCCAAAAGGGCAAAGATAACGGCGCCCTTCTACTAATTGCCGTAAACGACCGTAAACTGCATATCGAAGTGGGTTACGGCTTGGAACCGGCGCTGACTGACGCCCGGGCCGGCGACATTATTAGAAACGTCATTACTCCTAAATTTAAACAAAACGACTATTACGGCGGGATAAAAGATGGGATTACTATTATGGAAGAGACCATTTCCAACTCCAATAATTCCCCCGCTTCTGGGACCACGACAACTTCTAAAACTTTAAGTTTCGGTTCGGTTTTTAACGCGGTGGTGTTTGTGGGAATTTTCGGCTGGTTTTTGATTCCATTGGCTATTTACCTGGCCGCCTTTTTCGGTCGCAGTAAAAGAATCTGGCCGGGAGGTTTGGTTGGGCTCTTGGCCGGTTTGGTAATCGGTGTAGTTTTTAGCTATCTGGCCGCCGCTATCTTGGGTGTCATCTTGGGGTTAATAGGTTTGTTTCTTGATTGGGTCTTATCTAAAAATTATGACAGGCTGATAAAACTTGGGAAAAGCACCCGGTGGCACCATACCTGGGGCGGGTTTTATACCGGCGGCTTCGGGGGTGGTGGCAGTGGGGGCGGTTTTGGAGGGTTTGGCGGAGGCTCTTCCGGCGGCGGCGGTTCTTCCGGCAGCTGGTAG
- a CDS encoding cupin domain-containing protein produces MTLKSTRTLEDLRPVLKDPFSVGPNVVYRVFTNLENPGWKQWINMTQIGPGIFQDEYAKTFGHYHNNNNPETYFVEEGNGVLELQKGFEASEVLLIKAQKGDRVVIPVGYGHAWINTGNADLVLLDDWATPHSPEDYKWIEDHHGLAYYITDGNSKVRATPNPNYKNLPEPKWLTAKEFNEQKL; encoded by the coding sequence ATGACCCTGAAATCTACCCGGACTCTGGAAGATCTGCGCCCGGTCCTTAAAGACCCTTTTTCTGTTGGCCCGAATGTGGTCTACCGGGTGTTTACGAATTTGGAAAATCCCGGATGGAAACAGTGGATAAACATGACCCAAATCGGCCCGGGAATTTTTCAGGATGAATACGCTAAGACCTTTGGTCATTACCATAACAACAATAACCCGGAAACCTACTTTGTGGAGGAAGGCAACGGAGTTTTGGAACTGCAAAAAGGGTTTGAGGCTAGTGAAGTGCTGCTTATTAAAGCTCAAAAGGGTGACCGGGTGGTAATTCCTGTCGGGTATGGCCATGCCTGGATTAACACCGGAAACGCCGACCTGGTTCTCTTGGATGACTGGGCCACCCCCCATTCGCCTGAGGATTATAAATGGATAGAAGACCATCACGGCTTGGCCTATTACATTACCGACGGTAATAGCAAAGTTAGGGCCACCCCTAACCCGAACTACAAAAACCTTCCGGAACCCAAATGGCTGACGGCTAAAGAGTTTAATGAACAAAAGCTTTAA
- a CDS encoding phospholipase D-like domain-containing protein, translating to MNKSFKASFYLLVFAAVTFYFAFFRPPPKTSYSSAEVLGENTNLTLFIEPDDGRAPLLNYINASQNQILTEVYILSDKEIGSALASRSAITKILLEEHPFGGGNFNQKTKDWLGNIVRWTNPDFTLTHQKSMVFDDAVVCILNMNLSATAFSKNREYNICSENKEDVAEVTNIFNADWNRKDFSPADPNLVVSPVNSRAKLTAFISGAQKSLDIEMEVVSDDQMVNLLTDKAKNIPVQILVPNPKDVANSPVPGAQVKSLKKPYPHAKLIIVDGVRAYTGSVNLTTQSLDQNRELGILVSQTDILDRLNQTFAKDWNNANL from the coding sequence ATGAACAAAAGCTTTAAGGCTTCCTTTTACCTTCTGGTTTTTGCCGCGGTTACTTTTTACTTCGCCTTTTTTCGGCCGCCACCCAAGACTTCTTATTCCTCCGCCGAGGTTTTGGGCGAAAATACCAATTTAACTTTATTTATCGAGCCGGACGACGGCCGGGCGCCTTTATTAAATTACATTAACGCCAGCCAAAACCAAATTCTTACCGAGGTTTACATTCTTTCCGACAAGGAAATCGGTTCGGCTTTGGCTTCCCGCAGCGCGATTACCAAGATACTTCTCGAAGAGCACCCGTTTGGCGGGGGTAATTTCAACCAAAAAACGAAAGATTGGCTGGGAAATATCGTCCGCTGGACCAATCCGGATTTTACCCTTACTCACCAAAAATCAATGGTCTTCGACGATGCGGTCGTCTGCATTTTAAACATGAATTTATCCGCCACGGCTTTTAGTAAAAACCGGGAGTACAACATCTGCAGCGAAAATAAAGAAGATGTCGCCGAGGTAACCAATATTTTTAACGCCGATTGGAACCGAAAGGACTTCTCTCCGGCTGATCCAAATTTGGTCGTCTCCCCCGTTAACTCCCGGGCCAAATTAACGGCGTTTATTTCCGGAGCCCAAAAATCCCTGGATATCGAGATGGAGGTGGTGAGCGACGACCAGATGGTTAATCTTTTAACTGATAAAGCTAAAAATATTCCGGTGCAAATCCTGGTTCCCAATCCAAAAGATGTTGCCAATTCTCCCGTTCCCGGCGCGCAGGTGAAATCTCTGAAAAAACCCTACCCTCATGCCAAATTAATTATCGTTGATGGAGTGCGGGCTTATACCGGCTCAGTCAACTTAACTACCCAAAGCCTGGATCAAAACCGCGAGCTGGGCATCCTAGTTTCTCAGACAGATATCTTAGACCGACTTAACCAGACATTTGCAAAAGATTGGAATAATGCTAATCTATAA